AGCGATAGTTTGGCTCATAAGTGAAACCTTGTATGTTACCATTCAAAGTAGTATAGTTTTTCTGATAAGTTTGACGATACTGTAAGCACTCTGATTCAACTTTGGTGCCATTAGCGGTGGTCAGGTCACAAACCGCTTTACGTGGGGCAATCTCTACTTCAAAACTTGGAATGTTAATCACTTTAACATTCATAGGTTGGCCTTCAACGACCATCGTACGCTCATTATCCATACCCATAGTAGAACAACCTGACAGGGCAAAAGTAGTCATCAACGCAGCAAGTGCTAATTTTTTCATTATTCAATCCTCAGTTAATTAATATTCATTATCGCCCGTTTGAACTCGTTTTAATCATTTATAGACGTTCAAAACGTAGTAGGCATTTAGGGCCATACTGGCAAAATC
Above is a window of Psychrobacter immobilis DNA encoding:
- a CDS encoding DUF4377 domain-containing protein, producing MKKLALAALMTTFALSGCSTMGMDNERTMVVEGQPMNVKVINIPSFEVEIAPRKAVCDLTTANGTKVESECLQYRQTYQKNYTTLNGNIQGFTYEPNYR